A window of Desulfatibacillum aliphaticivorans DSM 15576 contains these coding sequences:
- a CDS encoding FAD-dependent oxidoreductase: MSNDVVGSVMVVGGGIAGIQASLDLAQSGYKVYMVEKTASIGGVMAMLDKTFPTNDCSMCIMSPKLVEVGRHPNIELITLAEIQGIEGAKGDFTVNIRQAPRYVDTEKCIACGQCAAKCPKKVTDEYNQGLIKRKAIYVPYPQAVPLKFAIDPEQCLKLTKDKCGNCEKVCPAGAILYDDKEKILDIHVGSVILAPGFSAFDPKGIDAYAMHQSKNVMTSLEFERILSASGPTGGHLVRPSDSKEPLKIAWLQCVGSRDINRCGNSYCSSVCCMYAIKQAIIAKEHAPYELDCSIFYMDMRTHGKGFEDCYNEAREKHGVAFKLARVHTIDPNPETGDLDLRYVDEDGNVLNEDYDLVVLSVGLEISDPLRELAGKMGVELTPGGFGQVDSFSPVASNVDGIYLCGAFAGPKDIPQSVVEAGSAALMAGSGLTASRDTLTVKTEMPPEVNIKGEPPRVGVFVCQCGINIGGVVDVPAVRDYAANLPYVEFSDDNLYSCSQDTQDAMTKLIKEKGLNRIVVAACSPKTHEPLFQETLSAAGLNKYLFEFVNIRNQDSWVHKDDPQKATEKAKDLLRMAVAKVALLSPLEESQLLINQHAMVIGGGISGIAAAQALSAQGYETSIVERDSSLGGQARSLFKTAKHEDIQEKLGQMIQEVEADPNITVHLNAELADVTGFVGAFQSTIKNDQGEYVVDHGVTIIATGAYELEPAEYLYGQDPRILTGQELDRKMMENDAVVKNAETAVFIQCVGSREPNRPYCSRLCCTHSVLSALHLKEMNPDMQVYVLYRDIRTYGERENLYKEAREKGVIFIRYNVDDKPKVSADDSGLTIEVRDPIAGLPLAIKADLLTLASAVVPYNDERMAQQFKLPLNDQGFFVEAHVKLAPSSFATDGVFLCGLAHYPKPIDEAVAQAQAAASAAVTLLSRKSINTSANVAKVDPRFCSSCMVCVSTCPYSAPSMVKEGPNAGKAEINPVLCKGCGQCVASCRSGALHLQGFDTDQILAQIREMCAV; this comes from the coding sequence ATGTCTAATGATGTTGTGGGATCTGTGATGGTGGTCGGGGGAGGCATTGCAGGCATTCAGGCTTCTCTGGATTTAGCCCAGTCCGGGTACAAGGTGTATATGGTGGAAAAAACCGCTTCCATCGGCGGCGTCATGGCCATGTTGGACAAGACCTTTCCAACCAATGACTGCTCCATGTGCATCATGAGCCCCAAGCTGGTGGAGGTGGGCAGGCATCCCAACATCGAGCTGATCACCCTGGCGGAAATCCAGGGCATAGAGGGCGCTAAAGGCGACTTTACGGTGAACATCCGCCAGGCGCCCCGTTACGTGGATACGGAAAAATGCATCGCCTGCGGCCAATGCGCGGCCAAATGCCCCAAAAAGGTCACGGACGAATACAACCAGGGGCTCATCAAACGCAAGGCCATCTACGTGCCTTATCCCCAGGCCGTGCCTTTGAAATTCGCCATTGATCCCGAGCAATGCCTCAAGCTGACCAAGGACAAATGCGGCAACTGCGAAAAGGTGTGCCCCGCCGGGGCCATCCTGTACGACGACAAGGAAAAGATTCTGGACATCCACGTGGGCTCCGTAATTCTGGCGCCCGGCTTTTCCGCTTTCGATCCCAAGGGTATTGACGCCTACGCCATGCACCAAAGCAAAAACGTCATGACCTCTCTGGAGTTCGAACGCATCCTCTCTGCTTCCGGCCCCACGGGCGGCCACCTGGTGAGGCCTTCGGACAGCAAGGAGCCCCTTAAGATCGCCTGGCTCCAGTGCGTGGGCTCTCGCGATATCAACCGGTGCGGCAATTCCTATTGCTCGTCCGTCTGCTGCATGTACGCCATCAAGCAGGCCATCATCGCCAAGGAGCACGCGCCGTACGAACTGGATTGCTCGATCTTCTACATGGACATGCGGACCCACGGCAAAGGCTTTGAAGACTGCTACAACGAAGCCCGCGAAAAACACGGCGTGGCCTTCAAACTCGCCCGCGTCCACACTATCGATCCCAATCCCGAGACCGGAGATCTGGACTTGCGGTACGTGGATGAAGACGGCAATGTTCTGAACGAAGATTACGATTTGGTCGTCCTGTCCGTTGGCCTGGAAATTTCCGATCCGCTTCGGGAACTGGCCGGCAAGATGGGCGTGGAGCTCACCCCCGGCGGATTCGGCCAGGTGGACTCCTTTTCTCCCGTGGCCTCCAACGTGGACGGCATTTATTTGTGCGGCGCCTTCGCAGGCCCCAAGGACATCCCCCAGTCGGTGGTGGAAGCGGGCAGCGCGGCCCTCATGGCGGGCTCGGGCCTGACGGCCAGCCGCGACACCCTGACCGTCAAAACCGAAATGCCGCCCGAGGTCAACATCAAGGGCGAGCCACCCCGCGTGGGCGTGTTCGTATGCCAGTGCGGCATCAACATCGGCGGCGTTGTGGATGTTCCGGCGGTGCGGGATTATGCAGCCAATCTGCCCTATGTGGAGTTCTCCGACGACAACCTGTACTCCTGCTCCCAGGACACTCAGGACGCCATGACCAAGCTCATCAAGGAGAAGGGCCTCAACCGCATCGTGGTGGCGGCCTGCTCGCCCAAGACCCATGAGCCCTTATTCCAGGAAACCCTGTCCGCGGCCGGGTTGAACAAATACCTGTTTGAATTCGTAAACATCCGCAACCAGGATTCCTGGGTCCACAAGGACGATCCCCAAAAAGCCACGGAAAAGGCCAAGGACCTCCTTCGCATGGCCGTAGCCAAGGTGGCTTTGCTTTCGCCTTTGGAAGAGTCCCAACTCTTGATTAACCAGCACGCCATGGTGATCGGCGGCGGCATATCAGGCATTGCAGCGGCCCAGGCTCTTTCGGCCCAGGGCTACGAAACGTCCATTGTGGAGCGCGACTCCAGCCTGGGCGGTCAGGCCAGAAGTCTGTTCAAGACCGCCAAGCACGAGGACATCCAGGAAAAACTGGGGCAGATGATCCAGGAAGTGGAGGCCGACCCCAATATCACCGTGCACCTGAACGCGGAACTGGCGGACGTGACCGGCTTTGTGGGCGCCTTCCAGTCCACCATTAAAAACGATCAGGGCGAATATGTGGTGGATCACGGCGTGACCATCATCGCCACGGGCGCCTATGAACTCGAGCCTGCGGAATACCTCTACGGCCAGGATCCCCGAATTCTCACCGGTCAGGAACTGGACCGCAAGATGATGGAAAACGATGCGGTCGTGAAAAACGCAGAAACCGCGGTGTTCATCCAGTGCGTGGGCTCCCGCGAGCCCAACAGGCCCTATTGCTCCCGCCTGTGCTGCACCCATTCCGTGCTGAGCGCCCTGCATCTTAAGGAAATGAATCCCGACATGCAGGTTTACGTCCTGTACCGCGACATCCGCACCTACGGAGAGCGCGAAAATCTGTACAAGGAAGCTCGGGAAAAAGGCGTGATTTTCATCCGCTATAATGTGGACGACAAGCCCAAGGTCAGCGCAGACGATTCCGGCCTTACCATCGAGGTGCGGGACCCCATCGCAGGCCTGCCCCTGGCCATCAAGGCGGATTTGTTGACCCTGGCTTCGGCCGTGGTTCCCTATAATGACGAAAGGATGGCCCAGCAGTTCAAGCTGCCCTTGAACGATCAGGGTTTCTTCGTGGAAGCCCACGTCAAGCTGGCGCCTTCCTCCTTCGCCACGGACGGCGTGTTCCTGTGCGGCCTGGCCCATTATCCCAAGCCCATTGACGAAGCCGTGGCCCAGGCCCAGGCGGCGGCCTCCGCAGCCGTCACCCTGTTGTCGCGCAAGTCCATCAACACCAGCGCCAACGTGGCTAAGGTGGATCCCAGGTTTTGCTCCTCCTGCATGGTCTGCGTGAGCACCTGTCCGTACAGCGCGCCTTCCATGGTCAAGGAAGGACCCAATGCCGGCAAAGCGGAGATCAACCCGGTCCTGTGCAAGGGCTGCGGCCAGTGCGTGGCGTCCTGTCGTTCCGGCGCCCTGCACCTCCAGGGATTTGATACGGATCAGATCCTGGCTCAAATCCGCGAGATGTGCGCGGTATAA
- a CDS encoding DUF1330 domain-containing protein produces the protein MAFIEPTGRQLKELSEMKHEGPIVMVNLLKLKKGGGQESYAKYSDASLKLVQKIGGRVIYFGKYMMPVIGDGDWDGVLLVEYPSIKAFFEMVNSPEYKATVHHRSEALEDSRLWATKPIA, from the coding sequence ATGGCATTTATCGAGCCCACCGGGCGGCAGTTGAAGGAACTTTCCGAAATGAAGCACGAAGGCCCCATTGTGATGGTCAACCTGCTTAAGCTGAAGAAAGGCGGCGGCCAGGAGTCCTACGCCAAGTATTCCGACGCCTCGCTCAAGCTTGTGCAGAAGATCGGCGGCCGGGTCATTTATTTCGGCAAGTACATGATGCCGGTGATCGGGGACGGCGATTGGGACGGGGTTTTGCTGGTGGAGTATCCCTCCATCAAGGCTTTTTTCGAGATGGTGAACTCGCCCGAGTACAAGGCGACCGTGCATCACCGGAGCGAGGCTTTAGAGGACTCCCGTTTATGGGCCACCAAGCCCATAGCCTGA